In Phaseolus vulgaris cultivar G19833 chromosome 10, P. vulgaris v2.0, whole genome shotgun sequence, a single genomic region encodes these proteins:
- the LOC137819360 gene encoding uncharacterized protein isoform X4 has product MALRHRLTKELTKFLSPVIHKGVCYHQSSKALNSVALSIMLMPSARNPTANWNQVRGFHEHRISTVAVKLHEPATETDLLSFIKASLDEFEGTHHYWLNRSEKNDQLSGADGIFLVLASNFNCGITLEKLKTIQKRFPHINTMGLRAIHSSDQVHLMQLLMAENIAFPILLSQQTFPKIEKGACYILFKNFSSPVIYHEKDASLEILSQAVQELDEQAGGRTKSLKVVRCTSLEQHWMIQDLCSFSPLQNLLLYYPGNQEVDQWFFFISSISA; this is encoded by the exons ATGGCTCTGAGGCATCGCCTTACGAAGGAACTCACGAAGTTTCTGTCACCCGTTATCCACAAAG GTGTCTGCTATCATCAATCTAGCAAAGCTTTAAACTCAGTGGCTTTGTCTATAATGCTGATGCCTTCTGCTCGGAACCCAACTGCTAATTGGAATCAAGTGAGAGGGTTTCATGAACACAG GATCTCAACAGTGGCTGTTAAATTGCATGAACCTGCCACTGAAACTGACCTTTTATCTTTCATTAAGGCTTCGCTGGATGAATTTGAAG GCACCCATCATTATTGGTTAAATAGATCTGAAAAAAATGACCAACTTTCTGGAGCTGATGGCATATTTTTAGTTCTAGCAAGTAATTTCAACTGTGGCATTACGCTTGAAAAATTAAAGACAATTCAAAAGAG GTTCCCTCATATTAATACTATGGGTTTGAGAGCAATTCACTCTTCTGATCAAGTGCACCTAATGCAGTTACTGATGGCAGAAAATATAGCATTCCCCATTTTGTTGTCCCAGCAGACATTCCCTAAG ATAGAGAAAGGTGCGTGCTACATATTGTTTAAAAATTTTAGTAGCCCAGTGATTTATCATGAGAAGGATGCAAGTCTTGAAATTCTAAGCCAAG CTGTTCAGGAGTTAGATGAGCAAGCGGGTGGTCGTACTAAGTCGCTCAAAGTAGTCAGATGTACATCTTTGGAACAACATTGGATGATTCAAGACCTATGTAGTTTTTCTCCTCTTCAGAATTTGCTTCTATATTACCCAGGTAACCAAGAGGTTGATCAATggtttttcttcatttcttccaTCTCAGCCTAG
- the LOC137819360 gene encoding uncharacterized protein isoform X1, producing MNTVLFRISTVAVKLHEPATETDLLSFIKASLDEFEGTHHYWLNRSEKNDQLSGADGIFLVLASNFNCGITLEKLKTIQKRFPHINTMGLRAIHSSDQVHLMQLLMAENIAFPILLSQQTFPKIEKGACYILFKNFSSPVIYHEKDASLEILSQAVQELDEQAGGRTKSLKVVRCTSLEQHWMIQDLCSFSPLQNLLLYYPGNQEVDQWFFFISSISA from the exons ATGAACACAG TCTTATTCAGGATCTCAACAGTGGCTGTTAAATTGCATGAACCTGCCACTGAAACTGACCTTTTATCTTTCATTAAGGCTTCGCTGGATGAATTTGAAG GCACCCATCATTATTGGTTAAATAGATCTGAAAAAAATGACCAACTTTCTGGAGCTGATGGCATATTTTTAGTTCTAGCAAGTAATTTCAACTGTGGCATTACGCTTGAAAAATTAAAGACAATTCAAAAGAG GTTCCCTCATATTAATACTATGGGTTTGAGAGCAATTCACTCTTCTGATCAAGTGCACCTAATGCAGTTACTGATGGCAGAAAATATAGCATTCCCCATTTTGTTGTCCCAGCAGACATTCCCTAAG ATAGAGAAAGGTGCGTGCTACATATTGTTTAAAAATTTTAGTAGCCCAGTGATTTATCATGAGAAGGATGCAAGTCTTGAAATTCTAAGCCAAG CTGTTCAGGAGTTAGATGAGCAAGCGGGTGGTCGTACTAAGTCGCTCAAAGTAGTCAGATGTACATCTTTGGAACAACATTGGATGATTCAAGACCTATGTAGTTTTTCTCCTCTTCAGAATTTGCTTCTATATTACCCAGGTAACCAAGAGGTTGATCAATggtttttcttcatttcttccaTCTCAGCCTAG
- the LOC137819360 gene encoding uncharacterized protein isoform X3 produces MNTVLFRISTVAVKLHEPATETDLLSFIKASLDEFEGTHHYWLNRSEKNDQLSGADGIFLVLASNFNCGITLEKLKTIQKRFPHINTMGLRAIHSSDQVHLMQLLMAENIAFPILLSQQTFPKIEKGACYILFKNFSSPVIYHEKDASLEILSQGVR; encoded by the exons ATGAACACAG TCTTATTCAGGATCTCAACAGTGGCTGTTAAATTGCATGAACCTGCCACTGAAACTGACCTTTTATCTTTCATTAAGGCTTCGCTGGATGAATTTGAAG GCACCCATCATTATTGGTTAAATAGATCTGAAAAAAATGACCAACTTTCTGGAGCTGATGGCATATTTTTAGTTCTAGCAAGTAATTTCAACTGTGGCATTACGCTTGAAAAATTAAAGACAATTCAAAAGAG GTTCCCTCATATTAATACTATGGGTTTGAGAGCAATTCACTCTTCTGATCAAGTGCACCTAATGCAGTTACTGATGGCAGAAAATATAGCATTCCCCATTTTGTTGTCCCAGCAGACATTCCCTAAG ATAGAGAAAGGTGCGTGCTACATATTGTTTAAAAATTTTAGTAGCCCAGTGATTTATCATGAGAAGGATGCAAGTCTTGAAATTCTAAGCCAAG GAGTTAGATGA
- the LOC137819360 gene encoding uncharacterized protein isoform X2, which produces MALRHRLTKELTKFLSPVIHKGVCYHQSSKALNSVALSIMLMPSARNPTANWNQVRGFHEHRISTVAVKLHEPATETDLLSFIKASLDEFEGTHHYWLNRSEKNDQLSGADGIFLVLASNFNCGITLEKLKTIQKRFPHINTMGLRAIHSSDQVHLMQLLMAENIAFPILLSQQTFPKIEKGACYILFKNFSSPVIYHEKDASLEILSQGVR; this is translated from the exons ATGGCTCTGAGGCATCGCCTTACGAAGGAACTCACGAAGTTTCTGTCACCCGTTATCCACAAAG GTGTCTGCTATCATCAATCTAGCAAAGCTTTAAACTCAGTGGCTTTGTCTATAATGCTGATGCCTTCTGCTCGGAACCCAACTGCTAATTGGAATCAAGTGAGAGGGTTTCATGAACACAG GATCTCAACAGTGGCTGTTAAATTGCATGAACCTGCCACTGAAACTGACCTTTTATCTTTCATTAAGGCTTCGCTGGATGAATTTGAAG GCACCCATCATTATTGGTTAAATAGATCTGAAAAAAATGACCAACTTTCTGGAGCTGATGGCATATTTTTAGTTCTAGCAAGTAATTTCAACTGTGGCATTACGCTTGAAAAATTAAAGACAATTCAAAAGAG GTTCCCTCATATTAATACTATGGGTTTGAGAGCAATTCACTCTTCTGATCAAGTGCACCTAATGCAGTTACTGATGGCAGAAAATATAGCATTCCCCATTTTGTTGTCCCAGCAGACATTCCCTAAG ATAGAGAAAGGTGCGTGCTACATATTGTTTAAAAATTTTAGTAGCCCAGTGATTTATCATGAGAAGGATGCAAGTCTTGAAATTCTAAGCCAAG GAGTTAGATGA
- the LOC137818255 gene encoding stemmadenine O-acetyltransferase-like produces MEVKVEIVSKERVKASSPPPNKLKHFKLSLLDQLAPPFYVPVLLFYSASDATDITTISHNLKASLSQLLTLYYPFCGTLRDNSTVECNHEGVLFTHSTLPIHLSTILKNPHLHRINQLFPLDPYNPARDTLLETMVVQLNQFSCGGVALAVCFSHKIADASSAASFLTAWAATSRKEENILIAPQMEEGALVFPPRKIEMDITRGMVGHKDIVTKRFMFNRTNISRLKQKVGSLEFFPTSVEAVTALIWKSSLEAAKASSEEGKFPASMVSHAVNIRSRMASTLGKHSMGNLWQQAVSPLVEVEGEVGLRDLGERVRETIRKVDGNYVSKLQGDEFYEVIEGLKEARRMASEKGVPCYSFSSWVRFGLYETDFGWGKPSYVSRIGVPIKNVVSFMPTKGGDGIEAWISLTKPHMLHFEQNQELLQFVSFDSK; encoded by the exons ATGGAAGTGAAAGTTGAGATTGTATCTAAGGAGAGAGTAAAGGCATCATCTCCACCACCCAATAAGCTTAAACACTTCAAACTCTCCCTTCTGGACCAATTGGCTCCTCCATTTTACGTCCCTGTTCTTCTCTTTTACTCTGCTTCCGATGCCACAGACATCACAACAATATCTCACAACTTGAAGGCTTCTTTATCACAACTCCTCACTCTCTATTACCCCTTTTGCGGAACCCTCAGAGACAACTCAACCGTTGAGTGCAACCATGAGGGCGTTCTTTTCACCCACTCTACACTCCCCATTCATCTCTCAACCATCCTCAAAAACCCTCACCTGCACCGCATCAACCAACTTTTCCCATTGGATCCCTACAACCCTGCCAGGGATACTCTCTTAGAGACCATGGTTGTTCAGTTGAACCAGTTCAGCTGTGGGGGTGTTGCACTTGCCGTCTGCTTCTCCCACAAGATCGCTGACGCTTCCTCTGCAGCATCCTTCCTCACCGCTTGGGCTGCAACCTCAAG AAAGGAAGAGAACATATTGATAGCACCTCAAATGGAAGAAGGGGCACTGGTTTTTCCGCCGAGGAAGATAGAAATGGACATTACTCGTGGCATGGTGGGCCACAAAGACATAGTGACAAAGAGGTTCATGTTCAACAGGACCAACATATCCAGACTGAAGCAAAAAGTGGGGAGCTTAGAGTTCTTCCCCACTAGTGTTGAAGCCGTGACAGCACTCATATGGAAATCATCACTGGAAGCGGCGAAAGCAAGTTCAGAGGAAGGAAAGTTTCCGGCGTCTATGGTATCCCACGCGGTCAACATTCGCAGCAGAATGGCCTCAACTCTGGGGAAGCACTCGATGGGAAATCTGTGGCAACAAGCAGTGTCTCCGTTGGTGGAGGTGGAAGGAGAAGTGGGGTTGCGTGATTTGGGTGAGAGAGTGAGGGAAACGATAAGAAAAGTTGATGGAAATTATGTGAGTAAGCTTCAGGGTGATGAGTTTTATGAGGTGATTGAGGGTTTGAAGGAAGCAAGAAGAATGGCGTCAGAAAAGGGTGTTCCATGTTATAGCTTTAGCAGTTGGGTGAGATTTGGGTTGTATGAGACGGATTTTGGATGGGGAAAACCAAGTTACGTGAGCAGGATTGGAGTGCCTATAAAAAACGTGGTGAGTTTTATGCCTACAAAGGGTGGAGATGGCATAGAGGCATGGATAAGCTTGACTAAGCCTCACATGCTACATTTTGAACAAAATCAAGAACTTCTCCAGTTTGTGTCCTTTGATTCGAAATGA